CTCGGCGGTCGCATCATCGCGGAGAGCGCCCCCGGCAAGGGCTCCACCTTCACGCTGTACGTCCCTGTCATCAGCCCCGGCCACACGGCGACCGGCGCCGCCCCGGAGGACCTCCGGCCGCTCGTGCCCGAGCAGCTGTCCACCGAGCCGTACACCTCCCACGACACCGACGACTCCTGGCCCACCCCCACCAAACTGGAGGCGTGGAAGGCCGGCCGGGCGGGTCAGGTCCTGCCGGGACGACGGGTGCTGATCGTGGACGACGACATCCGCAACGTCTTCGCGCTCACCCATGTCCTGGGCCGCGTCGGCATGCCCGTCCTGTACGCGGAGAACGGCCGCGAGGGCATCGAGACCCTGGAGCGCAACCCCGACGTGGAACTCGTCCTGATGGACATCATGATGCCGGAGATGGACGGCTACGAGACGATCTCCGCCATCCGCCGCACCCCCCGCTGGACGGGCCTGCCGATCGTCGCGCTCACCGCGAAGGCGATGCCGGGAGACCGCGAGAAGTCCATCGCGCGCGGTGCCCACGACTACGTACCCAAACCGGTGGACGTCGATCAGCTGCTCACGGTCGTCTGCGCCCTCCTCGACCCGGAGAGCGCGCACGACGCGGAGCAGGACGACTCCGAAGAATCCGTTGTTCCGGGGCCGAGCGCATCGTCCGAGGAGGCCGCGGCCCCGCCGACGACCGAATGAGGACAGTCACCATGAGCGCTGAGGAACCGACCTACGAGCGCGCCAGCATCCTCCTGGTCGACGACATGGAGGACAACCTGATCGCGCTGGAGGCCGTCCTGGGGTCCCTCAACGAGCCGCTCGTACGTGCGCGTTCGGGCGAGGAGGCGATGAAGGCGCTGCTCAGGCAACGCTTCGCCGTCGTCCTCCTCGACATCCGCATGCCCGGCATGGACGGCTTCGAGACAGCCGCCAACATCAAACGGCTCGACCAGACCAAGGACGTCCCGATCATCTTCCTGACCGGCACCGACGCCGACGCCGGCTACGCCTTCCGCGGCTACGCCACCGGCGCCGCCGACTACCTGACCAAGCCTTTCGACCCCTGGGTCCTGCGCGCCAAGGTCACGGTCTTCCTGGACCTCCACCGCAAGAACCAGCAGCTGGAACGCCTACTGACCCAGGAACACACCCACGCGGCCCAGATCAGCACACGGCTGGCGGCTCTGGAGAAGCAGTTGGCGACAGAGGATCCTCCGAATGTGCCGGACCTCCGCAGGCAGGTCGCAGAGCTACAGCACCTGATAGCCAGGGCGGCCGGCACCCGCGCCCCGTAGGGGCGCGGGGCCCTGACATATGCGGCTCCGCCGCGTGGGCGCGATCAGCCACAACGAACCCGCAGCCGAACACCCGCCCGACCGCCGGAGGCTCACGCTTCCCTGGAACCGGCGTACATCTCCTCGATCAGCCCCTTGTACTCCCGCTCCACCACCGGCCGCTTCAACTTCAGACTCGGCGTGATCTCCCCGTGCTCCACGTCAAGATCCCGCGGCAGCAACCGGAACTTCTTGATGGTCTGCCACCGCTGGAGCCCCTCGTTGAGTTCCTTGACGTACCCCTCGACGAGGGCGACCGTGGCAGGAGCCGCGACGACCTCGGCGTACGACTTGCCCTCCAGCCCGTTCTCCTTCGCCCACTCCAGGATGGACGGTTCGTCCAGGGCGATGAGGGCGGTGCAGAAGTTCCGGTCGGCGCCGTGCACCAGGATGTTGGAGACGTACGGACAGACGGCCTTGAACTGGCCCTCGACCTCGGCGGGCGCGATGTACTTGCCGCCCGAGGTCTTGATGAGGTCCTTCTTGCGGTCGGTGATCCGGAGGTACCCGTCGGGCGACAGCTCGCCGATGTCGCCGGTGTGGAACCAGCCGTCGGACTCGAGGACCTCGGCGGTCTTCTCGGGCAGCCCGTGGTAGCCCTCCATGATGCCGGGGCTGCGCAGCAGGATCTCGCCGTCGTCCGCGATGCGCACCTCCGTGCCGGGAAGCGGCTTGCCTACCGTGCCGGTGCGGTACGCCTCGCCGGGGTTCACGAAGGAGGCGGCGGAGGACTCCGTGAGGCCGTACCCCTCGAGGATGTGGATGCCGGCGCCCGCGAAGAAGTAGCCGATCTCGGGGGCGAGCGCGGCGGAGCCGGAGACGCAGGCGCGCAGCCGGCCGCCGAAGGCCTCGCGGATCTTGGCGAAGACGAGCGCGTCCGCGACCTTGTGCTTGGCGCCCAGCCCGAAGGGCACGGCGGCGGTGCCGGTGCGGCGGAAGTTGTCCTGGCTGGCCTTCGCGTACTCGCGGGAGACCTCGGCGGCCCACTGGAAGATCTTGTACTTGGCGCCGCCGCCGGCCCGTGCCTTGGCCGCGACCCCGTTGTAGACCTTCTCGAAGATGCGCGGGACGGCCGCCATGTACGTCGGCTGCACGATCGGCAGATTCTCGATGATCTTGTCGACGCGGCCGTCGACGGCGGTGACGTGCCCGACCTCGATCTGGCCGGAGGTGAGCACCTTGCCGAAGACGTGGGCGAGCGGCAGCCACAGGTACTGCACGTCGTCGGGGCCGAGCAGCCCGGTCGAGGCGATGGCCTTCGCCATGTACGACCAGTTGTCGTGCGGGAGGCGCACGCCCTTGGGACGGCCGGTGGTACCGGAGGTGTAGATGAGGGTGGCGAGCTGGTCGGCGGTGATCACGCCGACGCGCTCCTTGATCAGCTCGGGGTTCTTCTCCAGGTACGCGGCACCGCGCGTCTCCAGTTCGGCGAGGGTGAGCACCCCGTCGCCGGTCTCGACGCCCGCCGCGTCGATGACGACGATGTGGCCGAGTTCGGGCAGCTCGGCGCGCTTCTCCCGGGCCTTGGCGAGCTGGGCCGCGTTCTCCGCGATCAGGACCTTGCTGTCGGAGTCGGAGAGGATGAACGCCGACTCCTCGGCGTTCGTCTGCGGGTAGATCGTCGTCGTGGCCGCGCCCGCGCACAGGATGCCGAGGTCGGCGAGGATCCACTCGACCCGGGTGGAGGAGGCGAGCGCGACGCGCTGCTCCGGCCGTACGCCCAGTTCGATCAGTCCGGCCGCGATGGCGTAGACCCGCTCGGCGGCCTGCGCCCAGCTCAGCGACTTCCACTCGTCCGGGCCCTCACCTGAGGCAGGGGGGACCGGGTAGCGGTAGGCCTCGGCGTTGGGCGTGGCTGCCACGCGCTCCAGGAAGAGGGCCGCCACGGACGGCGGACGGTTCTCGATCAGGGTCTGTGTGTCGCTCACGACATCCTCCGGGGCCCGCGACAGTGCGTGCGTCTGGCTCGACCGACTGCTGACTGTTGCTGTGCGGCTGGCTGGTTCGGCTGTTGTTTAACTCGCGAGTAACCATCGAGCAGAGATCAGAGTAAGGCGCGTCCGGCCAGTGCGTAAGGGGCGGCGGCCTGTCACTTCCTACAGAGAGCGACCCTACGCACGCGTACGGGCTCGCCGCGCCGAGGCGCGACGAGCCCGCATTGTGCCCGAGTTTCCGGGGGTAACAGGTGGCTACTTCTTGCCCTTCGCTGAACCGCCGCTGTCGTCGCTGGACAGCACGGCGATGAAGGCCTCTTGCGGAACCTCCACAGAGCCCACCATCTTCATCCGCTTCTTGCCTTCCTTCTGCTTCTCCAGCAGCTTCCGCTTACGGGAGATGTCACCGCCGTAGCACTTGGCGAGGACGTCCTTGCGGATGGCACGGATGGTCTCGCGCGCGATGACGCGCGACCCGATGGCGGCCTGGATGGGCACCTCGAAGGCCTGCCTCGGAATCAGCTCACGCAGCTTCGCGACGAGCCGCACCCCGTACGCGTACGCCGCGTCCTTGTGGGTGATCGCCGAGAAGGCGTCCACCTTGTCGCCGTGCAGCAGGATGTCGACCTTGACCAGGCTGGAGGTCTGCTCACCGGTGGGCTCGTAGTCGAGCGAGGCGTAACCCCGGGTCTTCGACTTCAACTGGTCGAAGAAGTCGAAGACGATCTCGGCGAGCGGCAGCGTGTACCGGATCTCGACCCGGTCCTCGGACAGGTAGTCCATGCCGAGCAGGGTGCCGCGCCGGGTCTGGCACAGCTCCATGATCGAGCCGATGAACTCGGAGGGCGCGAGGATCGTGGCGCGCACGACGGGCTCGTACACCTCGTCGATCTTGCCCTCGGGGAACTCGCTAGGGTTGGTGACGATGTGCTCGCTGCGGTCCTCCATGACGACCCGGTAGACCACGTTCGGCGCGGTCGCGATCAGGTCGAGCCCGAACTCGCGCTCGAGCCGCTCACGGATCACGTCGAGGTGCAGCAACCCGAGGAAACCGACGCGGAAACCGAAGCCGAGCGCGGCGGAGGTCTCCGGCTCGTAGACGAGCGCGGCATCGTTGAGCTGCAGCTTGTCGAGCGCGTCGCGCAGCTCGGGGTAGTCGGACCCGTCCAGCGGATAGAGCCCGGAGAAGACCATGGGCTTGGGGTCCTTGTACCCGCCGAGCGCCTCGGTCGCCCCCTTGTTGAGGGTGGTGATGGTGTCACCGACCTTGGACTGCCGGACGTCCTTCACACCGGTGATGATGTAGCCCACCTCACCGACGCCCAGCCCGTCGGCCGGCGTCATCTCGGGGGACGAGACGCCGATCTCCAACAGCTCATGGGTCGCTCCGGTGGACATCATCCGGATCCGCTCACGCTTGTTGAGCTGCCCGTCGATGACACGCACATACGTCACGACACCGCGGTAGGAGTCGTAGACGGAGTCGAAGATCATCGCGCGAGCGGGGGCATCCTGGACGCCGATCGGGGCGGGGATCTCGGCGACCACCTTGTCGAGCAGGGCCTCGACACCCAGCCCCGTCTTGGCGGAGACCTTCAGCACGTCATCGGGGTCACAGCCGATGAGGTTGGCGAGCTCCTCCGAGAACTTCTCCGGCTGGGCGGCCGGCAGGTCGATCTTGTTGAGTACGGGGATGATCTTGAGGTCGTTCTCCATCGCCAGGTAGAGGTTGGCGAGGGTCTGCGCCTCGATGCCCTGGGCGGCGTCGACGAGGAGAACGGTCCCCTCGCAGGCGGCCAGCGACCGGGACACCTCGTACGTGAAGTCCACGTGCCCGGGGGTGTCGATCATGTTGAGGATGTGGGTGTTGCCCGGATCCTCCGTCGGGGCCCAGGGCAGCCGGACCGCCTGGGACTTGATCGTGATGCCGCGCTCGCGCTCGATGTCCATGCGGTCGAGGTACTGAGCACGCATCTGCCGCTGCTCGACCACCCCGGTCAGCTGGAGCATGCGGTCGGCGAGCGTGGACTTGCCGTGGTCGATGTGCGCGATGATGCAGAAATTGCGGATCAGAGCCGGGGCGGTACGGCTCGGCTCGGGCACATTGTTAGGGGTCGCGGGCACGCAGGGTCCTGTCTCTTGAGGCGCCTGTCGCCTCGGGTCGGATCGATACGTAGGCTCCATGGTCCCACGGGTGGGGAGCTGCGACCGGTTTGGGCCGGTCGTGCGGCTACTGGTAGCCTGGGTGGCTGTGTCTCGTGCCCTCTCTGCAGGAGGCACACCCCAAGGAAATCAAACGGCGAGTGAGACGTGCTGTCTCGCGCGCCTGAACCTGTAAAGGCTCATTCGTGGCGAACATCAAGTCCCAGATCAAGCGGATCAAGACCAACGAGAAGGCTCGACTGCGCAACAAGTCGGTCAAGTCCTCCCTGAAGACCGCGATCCGCAAGGCCCGCGAGGCTGCTGCCGCGGGTGACGTCGAGAAGGCCACCGAGTACACGCGCGCTGCGTCGCGCCAGCTCGACAAGGCCGTCTCGAAGGGCGTCATCCACAAGAACCAGGCCGCCAACAAGAAGTCGGCGCTTGCTTCGAAGGTCGCTTCCCTCAAGGGCTGAGTCGGCTGAGCCCTATCGGGCTCAACCCCTGACTTGACCGCCGGAAAGGACCCAGCGGGCCCTCTCTTCCGCTCCTGACCGGCACCCCCGGACCCACGCGCGGCCTGCGTTCGCCACGCGGGCGTGGATCCACCATCGTGATCCGAAGGCCCCGTTCCCCTCCTTCCCCAGGAGACGGACGGGGCCTTTGGCATAGGTCCCACCAGGGGCAGACAGGCAATCCGGGCGAAGCCCTGCCCGAGGGACGCGGGGAACTGCGCGAGCAACCCCCACCCACCCGCAGCCGACGAACCCCACCCGGGGTCCAGAGCGAAGCCCTCAGGTACGGGGTGATGGGGGTCCCCCTGCTCGAGCGAAGCCGAGAGCTTGGGGGAGGGTAGGGGCGGCGGGGGCGAAGACCCCAGGCTCAGCCCAGCCGGACGCTAACCCCGCCGAGACCGAGCCGCCCGAGCAATCGCCACGACCGCCTTCTCCAGCGCGTACTCGGGATCATCTCCCCCGCCCTTGACCCCGGCATCGGCATCGGCGACCGCCCGCAGGGCAACCGCCACCCCGTCCGGCGTCCACCCCCGCATCTGCTGCCGCACCCGATCGATCTTCCACGGCGGCATCCCCAGCTCACGGGCAAGATCGGCCGGCCGGCCGCCCCGCGCGGAGGACAGCTTCCCGATCGCCCGCACCCCCTGAGCCAACGCACTGGTGATCAAGACGGGCGCGACCCCGGTCGACAAAGACCACCGCAACGCCTCCAACGCCTCCGCGGCCCGCCCCTCCACGGCCCGGTCGGCCACGGTGAAGCTCGACGCCTCGGCCCGCCCTGTGTAGTACCGCCCGACAATGGCCTCGTCGATCGTCCCCTCGACATCCGCGGTCAGCTGCGACACCGCGGACGCCAGCTCCCGCAGATCACTCCCGATCGAATCGACCAGCGCCTGGCACGCCTCGGGCGTGGCCGATCTCCCGAGCGCCCGGAACTCGCTCCGCACGAACGCCAGCCGGTCCGCGGGCTTCGTCATCTTGGGGCACGCCACCTCCCGCGCCCCCACCTTGCGCGCGGCGTCGAGGAGCCCCTTGCCCTTGGCCCCACCGGCGTGCAGCAGCACGAGGGTGATCTCCTCGGCCGGCGCGTCCAGGTACGCCTTCACGTCCTTGACCGTGTCGGCCGACAGATCCTGCGCATTGCGCACGACCACGACCTTGCGCTCGGAGAAGAGCGAGGGACTCGTCAGCTCGGCCAGCGTGCCGGGCTGCAGCTGGTCCGGAGTGAGGTCCCGTACGTCCGTGTCGGCGTCGGCGGCCCTGGCGGCGGCCACCACCTCCTGCACCGCACGGTCGAGCAGGAGGTCCTCCTGGCCCACGGCAAGTGTGACGGGGGCGAGAGGGTCGTCTTGAGCGGTCTTCTTGGCCATCACCGAAAGCATCCCACGCGCCACTGACAACGCGCCCCGCACGGGAACCCGCACGCGCAGCCCCGGCGGAGCCCTACGGCTCCTCGCGCCAGCCGTCCCACTCCCCCGCGAACTCGTCCAGCTCCTTCGCATCGAGCCGCTCCCCGGGATCCGTCAGGACCAGTAGCCACTGCGCGTCCTCGGCATCGTCCTCACCGGCCAGCGCGTCCCTGACGAGCTGCGGCTCCTCGTCGAGCCCGAACCGGTCACCGATCACCTCCGCCGCCTCTTCCGCGGCATCGCGGTCGGGCAGCACCAGCACATGTCTCACATCGCTCACGAGAACATTTTCCGCCAGGCCGGACACGACCGACGCCGGGGTCGTCGCTTCTGAACGCTGGAATCAGACCTGCCGCACTTCCGGCACCCGGTCCAGCTCGATCCCGAAGCGCTCCCGGTAGAGCGCCAGCACCTCCTCGTCCGTTGCCAGTTCCGACACCTCCTTCGTCCCGTCCGGCGCCGTCGCCGTCAGGTTCCGACCGCTGAGCGTGATCCGCCCTCCGTCCTCCGTCACCCGCGAACAGACCAGCGACCGCGTGAAATGCGACTTCGGCGAAGTGCTGTGCCACCAGGCCCCGGCGGCGAAGTCCCCCAGCACCCGCGGTCGCACCTCCAGGCGGTACTGCGGGTTGCCGTCCCGGATGACGTCCAGGTCCTCGGCCTCCCGCCGTCCGCCGACGCCCCGCACTCCCGCCGCGTCCGGTCCCGCCTCGAGCACCCTGAACGTGCCGCCCGGGTCCACCTGTTCGGTCCGCGCCCCGAAGGCCAGCGGATAGTGACTGTGCGCCCCGAACCCGACGTCCGCCAGCCAGTCGCCCCCGTCCACCGTCCGCACCCGCAGCGCGAGATGGTCGTACGGGATACCGAGCCGCCCCTCCTCCCCGTACGCCCGCCCCGCGAGCAGCGTGACGTCGAAGCCCAGCGCCCCGAGCAACGCCCCGAACGCCCCGTTCAGTTCGTAGCAGAAGCCACCCCTGCGCCCGCCCACCACCTTGTCCAGCAGTCGCTTCTCCTCCAGCACGATCTCCTCACCCAGATGGATCGACAGGTTCTCGAACGGCACCGCCTTCAGATGACGCAGGTGCAGGTCGCGCAGCACACCTGAAGTGGGCCACGCGGGGTGATGGGCGCCGATCCGGCGGAGGTAGGCATCGGCCTGTGCGGAATTCATGCCCTCAGTCTCTCGCCACGCTCAGCCCTCCGCCCGCACCGACGACGGCCAGCGCCCCGTCCTTGTCCGTCCGCAGCACCACGGCACCCCCGGCACGCAGCGCCGCGACCGTGCTGGGCGCGGGATGCCCGTACGGGTTGTCCCTGCCGCACGAGATCAGGGCCAGTCGCGGGGCCACCCTCCGTATGAGCTCCGGGTTCTGGTAGGCCGAGCCGTGATGGGCGACCTTGAGCACGTCCACGGCCGTCAGCTCCCCGGCCGCCGGTGATCGCAGCAGCGCCTGCTGCGCCGGCGGTTCGAGGTCGCCGAGCAACAGCAGCCGCAGCCCCGCCGACCGTACGACGAGGGCGACGCTGGCGTCGTTCGGCCCGTCCGGGGTGGGCGCCGGGCTCGGTGGCGGCCACAGCACCTGCCAGTCGAGACTGCCGATGCGCCGCCGTTCACCCGCCACGGCCGACGTCACCGAGATATGGCGAGCGGCCGCCTCCCTCCGTACGAACTCGGCCTGATCGGGCGGCTCCGCGAAGCCCGTCGTCTCGATCGCCCCCACCGCACGCCCGCGCAGCACCCCCGGCAGCCCCGCCACATGGTCGGCGTGGAAATGCGTCAGCACGACGAGCGGGATCCGGGTGATGCCGAGCGTGGTCAGACAGTGGTCGACCAGCGCTGGCTCGGGGCCCGCGTCCACCACCACCGCGGTGCCGTCGCCCGCCGCGAGCACCGTCGCGTCGCCCTGCCCCACGTCGCACATCGCGAACCGCCAGCCGGGCGGCGGCCATCCCGTGATCACCCTGGTGAGCGGCGCCGGCTGCACCACGACCAGCAGGAACACCACGACACAGGCACCGCTCAGCCAAGGGTGCTTCAGGAGCCGTCGCCCGGCGAACACGACGACCGCCGTGACCAGGGCGAGCAGCAGCGCCCCCGGCCAGCTCGCGGGCCAGTCCACTCCCCCGCCGGGCAGCGCGACTCCGGTCCGCGCGATGTCGGCGATCCACCGGGCCGGCCAACTCGCGCACCATGCGAGCCCCTTGGCCACGGGCAGCACCACCGGTGCCGTCGCCAGCGTCGCGAACCCCAGCACCGTGGCCGGCGCCACAGCGAACTCCGCGAGCAGGTTGCACGGCACCGCCACCAGGCTCACCCGGGCCGACAGAACCGCGACGACCGGCGCGCACAGGGCCTGTGCGGCGCCCGCGGCGGCCAGTGCCTCGGCCAGGCGCGGCGGCATCCGGCGTCTCTGGAGCGCCGCGCTCCACCGCGGGGCGAGCGTGAGCAGGGCGCCGGTCGCCAGCACGGAGAGCAGGAAGCCGTAACTCCGTGACAGCCACGGGTCGTACAGCACCAGCAGCAGTACCGCCGTGGCCAGGGCGGGGATCAACGATCTGCGGCGGCCGGTCGCGAGGGCGAGCAGCGCGATCGATCCGCAGGCCGCGGCCCGCAGCACGCTCGGGTCCGGCCGGCACACGATCACGAAGCCGAGCGTGACCGCGCCACCGAGCAGGGCGGTGGCCCTCAGCGGGATACCGAGCCTCGGTGCGAGGCCACGCCGCTCGGCGCGCGGGGCGAGACCCGGTGGTCCGACGAACAGGGCGAGCAAGATCGTGAAGTTGCCGCCGCTGACCGCCAACAAATGTGTGAGATCCGTCGCCTTGAACGCCTCGTCCAGCTCCGGTGTGACCCGTGAGGTGTCCCCCACGACCAGCCCCGGCAGCAGCGCCCGCGCGTCCGCCTCCAGCCCGTCGGTCGCCTGCCGCAGGCCCTCGCGCAACCGGCCGGCGAACCGCTGCGGCCCGGACGGCTGCCCCACCACCTCCGGCTGCCCGCTTCCCCGCACGCGCAGCACGGCCGCGATCCGGTCCCCGCCCGACAGCGCGGGGGCGAGCCGCGCGGCCACCCGCAACCGTGTGGACGGCAGCAGTGACAGCCAGGGCGAGCGCCCGCCGGGCAGCCGCGGCGAGCCTCTCGGCGACCTCGCGTCGACGATCACCAGCACCGGCGTACGCGTCACCACCACGGCCCCGTCTCCGCCCGCCCGCGTCACTCGCCGGACCTCCGCGTCGAGCAGCACAGCCGTGGGAGCCGCGTGATCCCCCTTGATCCGAGGCCGGGTGAGCCGTGGATCGGAGGTGATCTCCACCTCGGCGGTCACATGGGCGTACTGCCGTGCCAGGGCCGGGATCGGGCCGCGGCGCGCATCCGCCCCGTGCAGCCCCGCGGAGGCGGCGGCCGCCGCGACACAGAGCAGCGAGGCAGCGACGGAGACCCGCGGCCACGCACGGGATGGTCGTGCGCCGTACTCCCTCACCCTGCGCGCCTTGGCCCGCCCCCACGCCAACAACGCACCGGCCAGGCCCAGACAGCCCACCACCACGGCCGTGACCCGTCCGGGCGGTGCGTCCACCGTCAACGCCGCCGTCACCCAGACCGCGAGCGCGGGCGGCACGAGCCGCAGATCCGTCGGCCCTTCCTCGCGCGGGTGGGCGGTACCGAGCCGCTTTCCCGAGGCGGCGTGCACGGCTCGGCGGCTGCGGGAGTGCCGGGTGCTCCCCGGCGCATCCGCCGGTGGTGAGGTCGTGTGGGGTGGAGGAGGTGAAGGAGGTGAAGGGAGCGGAGGGGGCACAGGGGGCGACGAGGTCGCGGACGCCGCCGAGGGCCCGGCCGGCCCGCTCACGGCCGTACGAGTTTCTGCAGATCGGAGAACCGGCGGTCGCCGATGCCATTGACCTCGCGGAGCTCGTCGACCGAACGGAAGCCGCCATGCTGGGTGCGGTAGTCGATGATGTGTCGCGCGAGAACGGGGCCGACGCCCGGCAGGGTGTCGAGCTGGTCCACGGTGGCCGTGTTGAGGGAGACGGGACCCGAAGGAGCCGCTCCCGAAACGGATCCGCCGATCCCCGTGGCACTGGAGCCGCCACCCGTGGCCGGTCCGGTCACGCCGACGGGGACGCCCACCAGAACCTGTTCGCCGTCCATCAGGAGGCGGGCTCGGTTGAGCCCCTCGGTGTTCGCACCCGGTCGCACCCCACCCGCGGCCCGTAGCGCGTCCTCGACCCGCGACCCGGCCGGCAGTCGTTGCAGCCCGGGACTGCGCACCTTGCCGCTGACGTCCACCACGATCGCGGTCCCGGTCGAAGCGGCCGAACCGGTCGAACCAGCCGGGCTCGGCGGCGCCCCGCCCGCGCCTCCCGACTCCGCCGGCTTCCGCTCCGCCGCGCCGCTCTGCCCTCCGTACGGCGCCACTGCCCGCACCACCTCAGGGGCCCGCACCGACTGCGTCCGGCCACCCCAGAACTGCTGCACGGCGAAGACCACGGCGACAACGAGCAGCACACCGAGTGCGGCCACACTCCTGCGCTCCAGACCACACCTCGACTGCAGCCACAGCGGCATCCGCTCCCGCACGGCAAGCCCGGCCCGCTCTCGCCATGCCGCCGTGGCCCCGGGGGCGGGAGCGCCATGCTCGGCATGGTCGCCCGCACTCGCACGCGCACCTGGGCTTCGGCTCGGTTCGTCATGGTCCAGGACCCCGGTGGGCGAAGAGCCGCCACTTCCCCGAACTACGGCGACCCCGACCCCCGCCGAGGTGCTCCCCCTTGGGCCTCCCACATCCCGGTCCACGCCCGGCGGCCCGTCCCCCAACTCCCCTCGCGTGCCGGGCCTTTCGGAGAAGAGTGCCTGTGCACGCAGACGGAGCGCCTCGGCCGAGGCATCGCGGCGTCGGGCGCGGGCGCCTGTATCCGTACCCGTGCCCGTGCCTGTACCTGTACCTGTACCCGTACCGGCGTTTGTGCCTACACCTGCGTCTGCGCGGCTTGGCGAGCGATGGCGGCGATGGCGGGTGCGGCCGTCGGAGACGGGGCCGCGGCCCGGGCCGCTGGTCGGTGTGGCGGTGCGTGAGCGTGATCGAAGTGCCATGCGTCGAGGATCGGGCAACTCGCGACCCTCGCGATGATCTTGCTCAAATTCCGGGAAAACTACCCAGTTGTGGATAACTCCGTCACTCACACGAGTCACACCAGGCCCAGCAGGCACGGTGGACACAGCACACGCAGCCGTCCCACCAGACACAGGCGCCCCCACCCCGCCCCCACCGGATTCCTCAGCCTCATCGAGGCGAGACGACCGCTCCCAGCAGCCCGGGGCCCGTGTGCGCCCCGATCACCGCACCGACCTCGCTCACATGCAGATCGACCACGCCCGGCACCCGCGCCCGCAACCGGTCCGCGAGTGCGGACGCCCGCTCGGGGGCGGCGAGATGGTGGACGGCGATGTCGACCTGGGCACTGCCCGCGCGTTCGGCCACGATCTCCTCGAGCCGGGCGATCGCCTTGGACGCCGTCCGTACCTTCTCCAGAGGTTCGATCCGGCCCCCGTCGAGCTGGAGCAGCGGCTTCACCGCGAGCGCGGAGCCCAACAGCGCCTGCGCGGCGCCGATCCGGCCGCCACGGCGCAGATAGTCGAGTGTGTCGACGTAGAAGTACGCGTAGGTGCCGGCGGCCCGCTTCTCCGCGGCCGTGACCGCCTCGTCGGCGGTGCCCCCCGCCTCCGCGGACTCGGCCGCGGCCAGTGCGCAGAACCCGAGGGCCATCGCGATCATCCCGGTGTCCACCACCCGCACGGGGACCGGGGCCTCACGGGCCGCGATGACGGCGGCGTCGTAGGTACCGGAGAGCTCGGCGGACAGATGGAGCGAGACGATGTCGGTCGCGCCCGACTCGGCGACCCTGCGGTAGGCCGCGGCGAAGTCCTCGGGGCTGGGCCGGGACGTGGTGACGGGGCGCCGCTTCTGGAGTGCCTGTGCCAGGGAGCGGGCCGAGATCTCGGTGCCCTCTTCGAGCGCCTGATCACCGAGAACCACGGTCAGGGGCACCGCGGTGATGCCGTGGCGCTCCATCGTCCGGGGCGGCAGGTAGGCCGTGGAATCGGTGACGATCGCGACATGGCGGGACATGAGCTGGAGGTTACCTGCCGGGGAGCGCGGACGGCAGCCCGGCCCCTTTCACCTGCGGTCCAGGTCAGGTCAAGTCGTGCTCTCGGGACGGGGTTTCTTCTGCCAGGGGTAGGTGGGCCGCTGT
This portion of the Streptomyces mirabilis genome encodes:
- a CDS encoding response regulator, which encodes MSAEEPTYERASILLVDDMEDNLIALEAVLGSLNEPLVRARSGEEAMKALLRQRFAVVLLDIRMPGMDGFETAANIKRLDQTKDVPIIFLTGTDADAGYAFRGYATGAADYLTKPFDPWVLRAKVTVFLDLHRKNQQLERLLTQEHTHAAQISTRLAALEKQLATEDPPNVPDLRRQVAELQHLIARAAGTRAP
- a CDS encoding long-chain fatty acid--CoA ligase encodes the protein MSDTQTLIENRPPSVAALFLERVAATPNAEAYRYPVPPASGEGPDEWKSLSWAQAAERVYAIAAGLIELGVRPEQRVALASSTRVEWILADLGILCAGAATTTIYPQTNAEESAFILSDSDSKVLIAENAAQLAKAREKRAELPELGHIVVIDAAGVETGDGVLTLAELETRGAAYLEKNPELIKERVGVITADQLATLIYTSGTTGRPKGVRLPHDNWSYMAKAIASTGLLGPDDVQYLWLPLAHVFGKVLTSGQIEVGHVTAVDGRVDKIIENLPIVQPTYMAAVPRIFEKVYNGVAAKARAGGGAKYKIFQWAAEVSREYAKASQDNFRRTGTAAVPFGLGAKHKVADALVFAKIREAFGGRLRACVSGSAALAPEIGYFFAGAGIHILEGYGLTESSAASFVNPGEAYRTGTVGKPLPGTEVRIADDGEILLRSPGIMEGYHGLPEKTAEVLESDGWFHTGDIGELSPDGYLRITDRKKDLIKTSGGKYIAPAEVEGQFKAVCPYVSNILVHGADRNFCTALIALDEPSILEWAKENGLEGKSYAEVVAAPATVALVEGYVKELNEGLQRWQTIKKFRLLPRDLDVEHGEITPSLKLKRPVVEREYKGLIEEMYAGSREA
- the lepA gene encoding translation elongation factor 4: MPATPNNVPEPSRTAPALIRNFCIIAHIDHGKSTLADRMLQLTGVVEQRQMRAQYLDRMDIERERGITIKSQAVRLPWAPTEDPGNTHILNMIDTPGHVDFTYEVSRSLAACEGTVLLVDAAQGIEAQTLANLYLAMENDLKIIPVLNKIDLPAAQPEKFSEELANLIGCDPDDVLKVSAKTGLGVEALLDKVVAEIPAPIGVQDAPARAMIFDSVYDSYRGVVTYVRVIDGQLNKRERIRMMSTGATHELLEIGVSSPEMTPADGLGVGEVGYIITGVKDVRQSKVGDTITTLNKGATEALGGYKDPKPMVFSGLYPLDGSDYPELRDALDKLQLNDAALVYEPETSAALGFGFRVGFLGLLHLDVIRERLEREFGLDLIATAPNVVYRVVMEDRSEHIVTNPSEFPEGKIDEVYEPVVRATILAPSEFIGSIMELCQTRRGTLLGMDYLSEDRVEIRYTLPLAEIVFDFFDQLKSKTRGYASLDYEPTGEQTSSLVKVDILLHGDKVDAFSAITHKDAAYAYGVRLVAKLRELIPRQAFEVPIQAAIGSRVIARETIRAIRKDVLAKCYGGDISRKRKLLEKQKEGKKRMKMVGSVEVPQEAFIAVLSSDDSGGSAKGKK
- the rpsT gene encoding 30S ribosomal protein S20, producing MANIKSQIKRIKTNEKARLRNKSVKSSLKTAIRKAREAAAAGDVEKATEYTRAASRQLDKAVSKGVIHKNQAANKKSALASKVASLKG
- the holA gene encoding DNA polymerase III subunit delta, with the translated sequence MAKKTAQDDPLAPVTLAVGQEDLLLDRAVQEVVAAARAADADTDVRDLTPDQLQPGTLAELTSPSLFSERKVVVVRNAQDLSADTVKDVKAYLDAPAEEITLVLLHAGGAKGKGLLDAARKVGAREVACPKMTKPADRLAFVRSEFRALGRSATPEACQALVDSIGSDLRELASAVSQLTADVEGTIDEAIVGRYYTGRAEASSFTVADRAVEGRAAEALEALRWSLSTGVAPVLITSALAQGVRAIGKLSSARGGRPADLARELGMPPWKIDRVRQQMRGWTPDGVAVALRAVADADAGVKGGGDDPEYALEKAVVAIARAARSRRG
- a CDS encoding arylamine N-acetyltransferase; translation: MNSAQADAYLRRIGAHHPAWPTSGVLRDLHLRHLKAVPFENLSIHLGEEIVLEEKRLLDKVVGGRRGGFCYELNGAFGALLGALGFDVTLLAGRAYGEEGRLGIPYDHLALRVRTVDGGDWLADVGFGAHSHYPLAFGARTEQVDPGGTFRVLEAGPDAAGVRGVGGRREAEDLDVIRDGNPQYRLEVRPRVLGDFAAGAWWHSTSPKSHFTRSLVCSRVTEDGGRITLSGRNLTATAPDGTKEVSELATDEEVLALYRERFGIELDRVPEVRQV